One segment of Maridesulfovibrio ferrireducens DNA contains the following:
- a CDS encoding ribonuclease J: protein MSEHQLTVCPLGGLGEIGLNCMMLSTEETVVVVDCGLIFPDNALFGVDIAIPRFDHILALKHRLKAIVLTHGHEDHIGALPWLLPYINVPVYGSKFTLGLVENKLKEHNLIDYIDLHEVKAHDRVQFGDLFFNFFPVCHSIVDGFALGIETPVGRIIHTGDFKIDRTPLDGHKTDLDGISKFSEQGVTLLLSDSTNVEQDGHALTERDIKGSMRGIFEEAEGRILVTLFSSHIQRMQEIFDLAVETDRKVGISGRSLARNIDLARDLGQLHVSSSTIIEIEDLPYYDDHEVVLLVTGSQGEPLAALSRLSTGEHRQLRIKKGDLVLMSSRSIPGNTKAITRVINRLYKLGAEVLHEQKHGIHASGHAYKEELRTMLETVKPKYFIPVHGEYRHLVKHSRLAVETGVDPEKALVIEDGEPITFLTHGIRVEKVIPVQCTLVDGKGVGDVGQTVIKERQLLAGEGLVIVTIVIDVNTGEILRGPEVTSKGFVFEQQYSHLLEDAKCIILDVFENIPPGQTIKLKERIRSALRRFFRKVLGRDPVVIPLIITLTGNEAQEIDSRCDV from the coding sequence ATGAGTGAGCACCAGTTAACGGTATGCCCACTCGGAGGACTTGGAGAAATCGGTCTTAACTGCATGATGCTCAGCACTGAGGAAACTGTCGTTGTTGTTGATTGCGGATTAATCTTTCCCGACAACGCTCTTTTCGGTGTAGATATTGCCATCCCGCGCTTTGACCATATTCTTGCTCTGAAACATCGCCTCAAAGCGATTGTTTTAACGCACGGACACGAAGATCATATCGGAGCTCTGCCGTGGCTTCTTCCTTATATTAATGTACCTGTCTATGGTTCAAAATTTACTCTTGGACTTGTTGAAAACAAACTGAAAGAACACAATCTCATTGATTATATAGATCTGCATGAAGTTAAAGCTCATGATAGAGTTCAGTTCGGTGATTTGTTTTTTAACTTTTTTCCCGTCTGCCATTCTATAGTAGATGGTTTTGCACTCGGGATTGAAACTCCTGTCGGACGAATAATCCACACAGGTGACTTTAAGATCGACCGCACTCCTCTTGACGGACATAAAACAGACCTTGATGGCATCAGCAAATTTTCCGAGCAAGGAGTCACCCTGCTTCTCTCAGACTCAACAAATGTCGAACAGGATGGGCATGCCCTGACTGAAAGAGACATCAAAGGGTCCATGAGAGGAATTTTTGAAGAAGCTGAAGGACGAATTTTAGTTACTCTTTTTTCAAGCCACATCCAGCGCATGCAGGAAATATTCGACCTTGCAGTTGAAACTGACAGAAAAGTCGGAATCAGCGGACGAAGCCTTGCAAGGAATATCGATCTGGCGCGCGATCTGGGGCAACTACATGTTTCATCTTCTACAATTATCGAGATAGAAGACCTGCCGTATTACGACGACCATGAAGTCGTTCTGCTTGTCACAGGCTCGCAAGGGGAACCTCTTGCTGCACTTTCAAGACTGTCGACCGGGGAACATCGCCAGCTCAGGATAAAAAAAGGTGATCTCGTCCTGATGTCTTCCCGCTCCATTCCCGGCAATACAAAAGCCATTACACGGGTCATCAATAGACTCTACAAGCTCGGAGCTGAAGTTCTTCATGAGCAAAAACACGGCATTCATGCATCAGGCCACGCGTACAAAGAAGAACTGCGGACCATGCTTGAAACCGTTAAGCCGAAATATTTCATCCCTGTTCATGGTGAATACAGACATCTGGTCAAGCATTCCAGACTTGCTGTGGAAACAGGAGTTGATCCTGAAAAAGCTTTAGTTATAGAAGACGGCGAGCCTATCACTTTTCTGACTCATGGAATACGTGTTGAAAAGGTTATCCCAGTTCAATGCACACTCGTGGACGGCAAAGGGGTTGGAGATGTCGGACAGACTGTCATTAAAGAACGTCAGCTTTTAGCCGGAGAAGGGCTCGTCATCGTAACCATCGTGATTGACGTTAACACCGGAGAAATTCTCCGAGGACCGGAAGTAACATCCAAAGGGTTTGTTTTTGAACAACAATACTCACATCTTCTCGAAGACGCGAAATGCATTATTCTGGATGTTTTTGAAAATATACCTCCGGGACAGACTATTAAATTAAAAGAAAGAATTCGTTCCGCATTACGAAGATTTTTCCGCAAAGTACTAGGCCGTGACCCGGTAGTTATCCCGCTCATTATCACGCTGACCGGAAATGAAGCTCAGGAAATAGACTCCCGATGCGATGTGTAA
- a CDS encoding fumarylacetoacetate hydrolase family protein translates to MKVFRIKHNGAIFYATFEEGDVFKPLLSKNGNQNAFPISECTILPIAVPSKIICAGLNYKEHARELNMDLPEEPLIFLKPPSSVIGNGGKIIIPAMSEQVDYEGELAIVIGQAGKNILPENAAKHVFGYTCANDVTARDLQKKDKLFARAKGFDTFAPIGPCIETAVADPNSLTLRTSVNGKVRQEGNTSDMIYSPSELISFISHVMTLTPGDVILTGTPPGIGTLSAGDSVEVEIEGIGILTNTVVKDESIRTPVQ, encoded by the coding sequence ATGAAAGTATTCAGAATTAAACATAACGGGGCTATCTTTTACGCAACATTTGAAGAGGGAGATGTTTTCAAGCCGCTCCTGTCAAAAAATGGTAACCAAAACGCATTTCCGATATCTGAATGCACAATACTTCCGATTGCTGTCCCTTCAAAAATAATATGTGCAGGTCTTAACTATAAAGAACATGCACGTGAACTGAATATGGACCTCCCGGAAGAACCCCTGATATTCCTTAAGCCACCATCCTCAGTAATAGGTAACGGCGGTAAAATCATCATTCCGGCCATGTCCGAACAGGTTGACTATGAAGGCGAACTGGCAATTGTAATAGGTCAGGCCGGGAAAAACATACTGCCTGAAAATGCAGCAAAGCATGTATTCGGATATACTTGCGCCAACGACGTAACGGCTCGAGATCTACAGAAGAAAGATAAACTTTTCGCACGGGCTAAAGGATTTGACACTTTTGCCCCGATAGGCCCCTGTATCGAAACAGCAGTTGCCGATCCTAACTCTTTAACACTGAGAACCAGTGTTAACGGTAAAGTCAGGCAGGAAGGAAATACATCAGATATGATATATAGCCCTTCGGAACTTATCAGTTTTATTTCGCATGTCATGACTCTCACCCCGGGCGATGTTATTTTAACAGGCACCCCGCCGGGAATCGGAACTTTATCAGCTGGAGACTCGGTCGAAGTCGAAATTGAAGGAATAGGAATCTTAACCAATACAGTGGTAAAAGATGAGTCGATCCGGACTCCTGTTCAATAA